From the Ruania alkalisoli genome, one window contains:
- a CDS encoding ABC transporter substrate-binding protein produces MSARARRTTAVVVLISAALTASACAGGSAEEEGDEIVITCATCQESPTDPFLQYNFEAATRFNEQYAGEYRIEMLNNANAGSSEDRLQYYQRLALADDLPDIFQLNSAEIAALSETGKLHDFTGDLDADTAWAGTFQPGSLDALTGDDGQVWAIPQQRDPIGTYWNTELWGSVGFDEFPTTWDAFEEGAAALAEQGELALALDGDWATMLTWTNLIGTQAGGVDFLTGEIAGGGDWSSNEAVVAATERLRQWHVEGYVNSDAFSGDFSNAAAAYLSGDAATVPNGPWFVKTNLQTEAAAEGLYESTGYAVSPGWDDGQGIIVVSGAGWVSGATDEPSQEAVMAFMRFVTAPEEALTQAVETGANPAVVVPDADLESADLEPLSAGLVVAAADAEFSYPHVRVYGPAGFGPAWKNLWPAYVNGEMDTGTFLSRLSADASAGL; encoded by the coding sequence ATGTCCGCACGTGCACGGAGGACTACCGCAGTGGTGGTCCTGATATCCGCCGCTCTCACTGCGTCCGCCTGCGCAGGCGGATCGGCAGAGGAAGAGGGCGATGAGATCGTGATCACCTGTGCCACCTGCCAGGAATCACCCACCGACCCGTTCCTCCAGTACAACTTCGAGGCGGCCACCCGGTTCAACGAGCAGTACGCCGGTGAGTACCGCATCGAGATGCTCAACAACGCCAACGCGGGCTCGAGCGAGGACCGGCTGCAGTACTACCAACGCCTCGCCCTCGCCGATGACCTGCCGGACATCTTCCAGCTGAACTCTGCGGAGATCGCTGCACTGTCCGAGACGGGCAAGCTGCACGACTTCACGGGCGACCTCGATGCCGATACCGCGTGGGCAGGGACGTTCCAGCCCGGTTCGCTCGACGCCCTGACAGGTGATGACGGTCAGGTCTGGGCGATCCCGCAGCAGCGGGACCCGATCGGCACCTACTGGAACACCGAGTTGTGGGGCTCGGTCGGATTCGACGAGTTCCCGACCACGTGGGACGCCTTCGAGGAGGGCGCTGCAGCTCTCGCCGAACAGGGCGAGCTCGCGTTGGCGCTGGACGGCGATTGGGCCACGATGCTGACCTGGACGAACCTCATCGGCACGCAAGCCGGAGGAGTGGACTTCCTCACCGGCGAGATCGCCGGCGGGGGCGACTGGAGCAGCAACGAGGCGGTCGTGGCCGCCACCGAGCGCCTGCGCCAGTGGCATGTCGAGGGCTATGTGAACTCCGACGCCTTCAGCGGCGACTTCTCCAACGCCGCCGCGGCCTACCTCTCCGGCGATGCGGCCACTGTGCCGAACGGGCCCTGGTTCGTGAAGACCAACCTGCAGACCGAGGCTGCCGCCGAGGGCTTGTACGAGAGCACCGGCTACGCCGTATCGCCGGGATGGGACGACGGCCAAGGAATCATCGTCGTCTCCGGTGCCGGCTGGGTCTCCGGCGCCACCGACGAACCGAGCCAGGAGGCGGTGATGGCGTTCATGCGCTTCGTGACCGCCCCCGAGGAGGCCCTCACCCAGGCTGTCGAGACCGGTGCCAACCCCGCCGTCGTCGTTCCGGACGCCGACCTGGAGTCCGCCGACCTGGAGCCACTGTCAGCGGGACTGGTGGTCGCTGCGGCCGACGCGGAGTTCTCCTACCCCCACGTGCGGGTGTACGGGCCCGCCGGTTTCGGGCCCGCGTGGAAAAACCTGTGGCCCGCGTACGTCAATGGTGAGATGGACACCGGCACGTTCCTCTCCCGACTGTCCGCAGACGCCTCGGCGGGGTTGTGA